In one window of Chryseobacterium phocaeense DNA:
- a CDS encoding DoxX family protein — MKDLSLQNIAYILLRISMGVNMLGHGLARIPRLSAFAEGMTKSFEKSWLPEPLITIFGTALPFAEFLIGLMLIIGFKTQWALIAGAVLIIVLLFGSSTIENWEAMGIQMIYAIIFYVLMIRIKDEKFT, encoded by the coding sequence ATGAAAGATTTATCATTACAAAATATCGCTTACATTTTGTTGAGAATTTCTATGGGTGTCAATATGCTGGGACACGGCCTTGCCCGGATTCCCAGGCTGAGTGCTTTTGCGGAGGGGATGACAAAAAGCTTTGAGAAAAGCTGGTTGCCGGAACCTTTGATCACGATCTTTGGAACAGCGCTGCCTTTCGCTGAGTTTCTGATCGGACTGATGCTGATTATTGGATTTAAAACCCAATGGGCTCTTATAGCCGGAGCCGTTTTGATTATTGTTTTACTTTTTGGAAGCAGCACCATTGAAAACTGGGAAGCCATGGGAATCCAGATGATTTATGCTATAATCTTTTATGTGCTGATGATCCGGATAAAAGATGAGAAATTCACTTAA
- a CDS encoding 1-acyl-sn-glycerol-3-phosphate acyltransferase, whose product MSKFDEIRFFDDSEVNEALLGIARDPMMNALMSFTFPETDKKVWREQFKNIHSVSDFQHNFIAHTIRQILAKSSEGLTTSGFDKLDKNTPYLFISNHRDIVLDTSLINLVLLESGLIMTASAIGDNLVQKPFLHDLAKLNRNFLVQRGLPLREQLKSSQIMSEYIDQLLHHEKRSVWIAQREGRTKDGNDATQQGVLKMLAMAAGDLSVIEYFKTLKIVPVSISYEYDPTDSLKMPQLLAKHREEEYIKGEDEDFMTMLSGVLGQKKRIHLHAGNVIDTELDTIALESDNKNKQLQAVARIIDDSIIQNYKLWPTKFIAYDLLHDSNTYADQYTEKEKQLFVRRLEMRIDPSDPVSKEYFLAMYANPLINTMKSGENSSE is encoded by the coding sequence ATGTCGAAGTTCGATGAGATCAGGTTTTTTGATGACAGTGAAGTGAATGAAGCCTTACTTGGAATAGCCCGCGATCCTATGATGAATGCACTGATGAGCTTTACTTTTCCCGAAACGGATAAGAAAGTCTGGAGGGAACAGTTTAAAAATATCCACTCCGTAAGCGATTTTCAGCACAATTTCATTGCCCATACCATCCGTCAGATCCTTGCAAAAAGCTCCGAAGGCCTTACTACTTCAGGATTTGATAAGCTGGATAAAAACACGCCTTATCTTTTCATTTCGAACCATAGAGACATTGTGCTAGATACTTCACTGATCAATCTGGTTCTGCTGGAAAGCGGTCTGATTATGACGGCTTCAGCGATCGGTGACAACCTGGTTCAGAAACCTTTTCTGCATGACCTGGCCAAACTGAACCGAAATTTTTTGGTTCAGAGAGGATTGCCGCTCCGTGAACAGCTGAAAAGCTCACAAATCATGTCTGAATATATTGATCAGCTTTTACATCATGAAAAACGCTCGGTCTGGATTGCCCAGCGTGAAGGCCGTACAAAAGACGGAAACGATGCTACCCAGCAGGGCGTTTTAAAAATGCTGGCTATGGCTGCGGGTGATCTTTCAGTAATAGAGTATTTTAAAACCCTGAAAATAGTTCCGGTATCCATTTCCTACGAATATGATCCTACAGATTCCTTAAAAATGCCGCAGCTTCTGGCCAAACACAGGGAAGAAGAATATATCAAAGGTGAGGATGAGGATTTCATGACGATGCTGAGCGGTGTTTTAGGTCAGAAGAAACGGATTCATCTGCATGCAGGGAATGTAATTGATACCGAACTGGATACCATTGCATTGGAATCTGACAACAAAAATAAGCAGCTACAGGCTGTTGCCCGGATCATTGATGATTCAATTATTCAGAATTATAAATTATGGCCGACGAAGTTTATCGCTTATGATTTACTCCATGACAGCAACACCTACGCAGATCAGTATACCGAAAAAGAAAAGCAGCTGTTTGTAAGAAGGCTTGAGATGCGCATTGATCCATCCGATCCTGTTTCCAAAGAATATTTCCTGGCTATGTACGCCAATCCTCTCATCAATACAATGAAATCCGGAGAAAATTCCTCTGAATAA
- a CDS encoding DUF2511 domain-containing protein codes for MKKLYCLVILFVALSCNKNANPESQTHQKFTKQEYIGKWPFSVDEVDVFCSGYKEIYCKADNGKIYALNGSAKGASSHDPSISKVEEIWLDDPQFAGLKISYSDFIAEGLKLCEDK; via the coding sequence ATGAAAAAATTATATTGTTTGGTGATTTTATTCGTGGCTCTATCATGCAACAAAAATGCAAATCCTGAAAGTCAAACCCATCAAAAGTTTACAAAACAGGAATATATCGGAAAATGGCCTTTTTCAGTAGATGAAGTAGACGTTTTTTGTTCCGGCTATAAAGAGATTTACTGCAAAGCTGATAATGGTAAAATTTACGCTTTAAACGGTTCAGCAAAAGGCGCGTCAAGTCACGATCCATCCATCAGTAAAGTTGAAGAAATCTGGCTTGATGACCCTCAATTTGCGGGTTTAAAAATTTCCTACTCAGACTTTATTGCTGAAGGTCTCAAACTTTGTGAAGATAAATAA
- a CDS encoding DUF2188 domain-containing protein, giving the protein MDNYHLTKKDNQWNFGKENTQKPIKSFDTKADALDHAKDYMKEKGGSLKIHKEDGTIQEERTYPRSEDPKKTKG; this is encoded by the coding sequence ATGGACAATTATCATTTAACTAAGAAAGACAATCAATGGAATTTTGGTAAGGAAAATACACAGAAACCGATAAAAAGTTTCGATACCAAAGCCGATGCTTTAGATCATGCAAAAGATTATATGAAAGAAAAAGGAGGTTCTCTTAAAATACATAAAGAAGATGGAACCATTCAGGAAGAAAGAACATATCCCAGATCAGAAGATCCAAAAAAAACTAAAGGATAA
- a CDS encoding phthiocerol/phthiodiolone dimycocerosyl transferase family protein — protein sequence MMRRNLMMVERIMYVDSKTPVNCVFTAKISGQIPGENFETALAKIQQKHPLLRVRIDNTSEKYPFFTEEKNIEPVPLRVVERKTDEDWLVESEREWMDLFEDEKKPLARLVWIKGKDLSEILWVLPHCICDGTSIVNLMRELLSLLDDPSLELDQYYLFNSVDDFLPLDFNMKKEKRKAGMFRLMARFFFLMQRKSRKRNTGKNYAVHWKLNPEMTSKITEKSKTHGTSVHALLCSSFMQAFRELQGSQAKGKVISPVDVRHFIPEIRQDHVFAFAPTVELSIKKGNQDMVENARQIKQDLLEKIEKMNARELLWMGEQMHPVVERMTGMLKSSRGGHDVTLSNMGKISIPGDYKQFKVETVFSPTVAFPWLNSNTLVATTYNQQMDFTFMSNEHFLPREEAVKIKDKAIELLTSSHEI from the coding sequence ATGATGAGACGAAATTTAATGATGGTGGAGAGGATCATGTATGTTGATTCCAAAACTCCTGTCAACTGTGTGTTTACAGCAAAAATCAGTGGGCAGATTCCGGGAGAAAATTTTGAAACGGCATTGGCTAAAATTCAGCAGAAACATCCTCTGCTGAGGGTCAGAATTGATAACACCAGTGAGAAATATCCGTTTTTTACAGAAGAAAAAAATATTGAACCTGTTCCTCTCAGAGTTGTGGAGAGAAAAACGGATGAGGACTGGCTTGTGGAATCTGAAAGGGAATGGATGGATCTGTTTGAGGATGAGAAAAAACCTTTGGCCCGCCTTGTGTGGATCAAAGGAAAAGATTTGTCTGAGATCCTTTGGGTGCTGCCGCACTGCATCTGCGACGGGACCTCGATTGTCAACCTGATGAGAGAGCTTCTTTCTTTGCTGGATGATCCTTCTCTGGAGCTGGATCAATATTACTTATTCAATTCAGTGGATGATTTCCTGCCATTGGATTTCAATATGAAAAAGGAGAAACGCAAAGCAGGAATGTTCCGGCTGATGGCCAGATTCTTTTTCCTGATGCAGCGGAAAAGCCGGAAAAGAAACACCGGAAAAAACTATGCGGTCCACTGGAAGCTGAATCCGGAAATGACTTCAAAAATAACTGAAAAGTCCAAAACTCATGGAACTTCTGTTCATGCGTTGCTGTGCTCTTCATTTATGCAGGCGTTCCGGGAGCTGCAGGGTTCACAGGCCAAAGGGAAGGTGATCAGTCCGGTGGATGTCCGTCATTTTATTCCGGAGATCAGGCAGGATCATGTTTTTGCATTTGCGCCAACGGTTGAGCTTTCCATAAAAAAGGGGAATCAGGATATGGTGGAAAACGCCAGACAGATCAAGCAAGATCTCCTGGAAAAAATAGAAAAAATGAACGCCCGCGAACTTCTGTGGATGGGCGAGCAGATGCATCCGGTGGTGGAACGCATGACCGGGATGCTGAAATCCAGCAGGGGAGGGCATGATGTAACGCTTTCCAATATGGGGAAAATCAGTATTCCCGGTGATTATAAACAGTTTAAAGTGGAAACGGTTTTCAGTCCTACAGTTGCTTTTCCATGGTTGAATTCAAATACACTGGTGGCCACTACCTACAATCAGCAGATGGATTTTACCTTCATGTCCAATGAACATTTCCTGCCGAGGGAAGAAGCCGTTAAAATTAAAGATAAAGCCATTGAACTCCTGACCTCGTCCCATGAAATTTAA
- a CDS encoding condensation domain-containing protein has translation MKRKLLFGERMLLGDGTEAFNAVIPFRLRGSFTEKEIQHALNQIQAKHPWLRAIISYDKNNIPWFEVPEPTLPIPIRTVSRISEDDWKDESAKEWRTLFNYEEMPLIRFVWIKGEEVSDMLFAFHHCLCDGGSAMAFLHEFLQILDHPSAEIGQENPILGIQDVVPSEILNHKGQKLKAKLIGRLAATAIKCIPVRKKAVDRENDYLIHWKLNEETSRELISYCKSQEVTVNTFLSAAVLHAFKKVRGKAAFNKVSCPVDIRRFAPQIKDDHIFAFGLMIVVSVNDKMSFTENLRWMQETVERKTSKLNPYITMMVMESAHDALKNFTRLLKNGKSSNDCMFSNLGRIQIPHQYKEFTLETIFSPSVIGPLGNTTTMVTSTFRGEMDFSFMGSEGYLPHSQALAIRDEVIKTIKLQLDPIEVL, from the coding sequence ATGAAAAGGAAGTTATTATTTGGGGAACGGATGCTTCTGGGCGATGGGACAGAAGCATTCAATGCTGTGATTCCATTCCGTTTACGAGGCAGTTTTACGGAAAAGGAAATTCAGCATGCTTTAAATCAGATTCAGGCTAAACATCCATGGCTGAGGGCCATCATCAGCTATGATAAAAACAATATTCCCTGGTTTGAAGTTCCTGAACCCACGCTGCCGATACCGATAAGAACGGTGAGCCGAATAAGCGAGGATGACTGGAAGGATGAATCCGCAAAAGAATGGCGGACTTTATTTAATTATGAAGAAATGCCGTTGATCCGGTTTGTGTGGATCAAAGGAGAAGAAGTTTCGGATATGCTTTTTGCATTCCATCACTGTTTGTGTGATGGTGGTTCTGCTATGGCTTTTCTGCATGAATTTTTACAGATCCTGGATCATCCTTCCGCAGAAATCGGTCAGGAAAACCCGATCCTGGGAATTCAGGATGTGGTTCCGTCTGAAATCCTCAATCACAAAGGACAAAAGCTAAAAGCTAAATTAATTGGCAGACTGGCGGCCACGGCCATCAAATGTATCCCGGTTCGTAAAAAAGCTGTTGACCGCGAAAATGATTATCTCATCCACTGGAAATTAAACGAAGAAACGAGCCGGGAACTGATTTCCTACTGCAAATCCCAGGAAGTGACGGTCAATACTTTTCTGAGCGCGGCGGTGCTTCATGCTTTTAAAAAAGTGAGAGGGAAAGCGGCATTTAATAAAGTATCGTGTCCTGTAGATATCCGGCGTTTTGCTCCGCAGATCAAGGATGACCATATCTTTGCATTTGGCCTGATGATCGTGGTTTCAGTGAACGATAAAATGAGTTTTACAGAAAACTTACGCTGGATGCAGGAAACGGTGGAGCGAAAAACATCTAAACTCAATCCATATATCACGATGATGGTGATGGAATCTGCCCATGATGCGCTGAAAAATTTCACCCGGCTGCTGAAGAACGGCAAATCTTCCAATGACTGCATGTTTTCGAATCTGGGACGCATTCAGATTCCCCATCAGTATAAAGAATTCACCCTGGAAACTATTTTCAGTCCTTCGGTAATTGGCCCTCTTGGAAATACCACAACAATGGTGACTTCTACTTTCCGGGGAGAAATGGATTTTTCCTTTATGGGAAGCGAAGGCTATCTGCCGCATTCACAGGCGTTGGCGATCCGGGATGAGGTGATAAAAACGATCAAATTACAACTGGACCCCATCGAAGTATTATGA
- a CDS encoding glycosyltransferase, which produces MAKFVFVVPPLTGHVNPTLSIGAELLKRGHHVAWISLDENLSTKLPEGGELLLIQYDQTDEEKNESEKYLDIISKKVVYGIDSIKFLYEEVLIPLNRHCYNGIITLLKTWQPDMVIGDHQLFAAAIAAKKLNLPYSTSVTAPAAVKMMDELPKVHEWEVNKIIELQKELGIQENHSLASSDLLTLVLTSKEFFGEMDLPAHYQFTGPVLSERRISCNFDWDQFNKSTRKKILVSIGTTFDHDHKKAFFQKVIDAFKDEDLTVVLVSDPNLFESWPENFMVYNQVPQLDLLPHLDGVVCHGGHNTVSEALSNGLPLVVIPIAYDQSHVAGRVVRTGAGERLNFNRFKSHHLKDAVQNILNNPTYSEAAQLIRRSFIDAGGTPTAASLLEKALVRVSEPVKSGSKFLFVVPPFFGHISPTLSVGASLIARGHEVKWFGITPVDSKHIPEGGSYIYPEEDLIPYQEEIGRILKRQDDGPACSGPEVMKLALEETYVPFAKMMMPGLERLMASWKPDVLVNDCIAFGGALFAHKHGIPCVTTTPVPPDVMGDSEKNAPKIWEWQQNLIKGLQKEVGIADEGIFIHSHQLNLVFTSQTFAGFEEVPSHMRFVGPVKGRPNNTPFNWEKLEAATTPKIFVSLGTLLVDIRKAFFEKVIAAFADQPVTVIAATPPEIFEEWPANFIVSGFVPQSQLMPHMDMVICHGGFNTVNDTFYNGLPMLITPIAYDHFHIAKLIEQAGCGISIRYKRLRVEALRETVFELLDNPKYRNAAKEVQSNFIEAGGNEKAVELLEHFVQQECSTLTSV; this is translated from the coding sequence ATGGCTAAATTTGTATTTGTTGTTCCGCCATTGACGGGCCATGTCAATCCGACATTAAGCATCGGTGCAGAATTATTGAAAAGAGGGCACCACGTGGCCTGGATCAGTCTTGATGAAAATCTAAGCACAAAACTTCCTGAAGGGGGAGAACTCCTGCTCATTCAATACGACCAGACCGACGAAGAAAAAAACGAAAGCGAAAAATATCTCGATATTATTTCAAAAAAAGTAGTCTACGGAATCGACAGCATCAAGTTCCTGTACGAAGAGGTACTGATTCCTTTAAACAGGCATTGCTACAACGGCATAATCACTCTGTTGAAAACCTGGCAGCCCGATATGGTGATCGGCGATCATCAGCTATTTGCCGCCGCTATTGCCGCTAAAAAACTCAATCTTCCCTACAGCACATCCGTTACTGCTCCGGCTGCCGTAAAAATGATGGATGAGCTGCCGAAAGTGCATGAATGGGAGGTCAATAAGATCATAGAACTGCAGAAAGAACTGGGCATTCAGGAAAACCATTCGCTGGCTTCTTCGGATCTTTTAACTCTGGTCTTAACCTCAAAGGAATTCTTTGGAGAAATGGATCTTCCGGCTCATTATCAGTTTACAGGACCGGTTCTTTCGGAACGCCGTATCTCATGTAACTTCGACTGGGATCAGTTTAATAAAAGTACCAGAAAAAAAATCCTCGTAAGCATCGGAACCACCTTCGATCATGATCATAAAAAAGCTTTTTTCCAAAAGGTAATTGATGCATTCAAAGACGAAGATTTAACCGTTGTATTGGTTTCTGACCCGAATCTGTTTGAAAGCTGGCCTGAAAATTTTATGGTCTATAACCAGGTTCCCCAGCTTGATCTGCTTCCTCATCTGGACGGAGTGGTTTGTCATGGGGGCCACAATACGGTGTCTGAAGCTTTGTCAAACGGCCTTCCGCTGGTGGTTATTCCTATTGCGTATGACCAATCGCATGTTGCAGGAAGGGTAGTGCGTACAGGTGCCGGCGAACGTCTTAATTTTAACCGGTTTAAATCCCATCATTTAAAAGATGCGGTACAGAATATTTTGAACAATCCAACGTATTCCGAAGCAGCCCAGCTGATCCGCCGGTCTTTTATAGATGCGGGAGGAACACCAACGGCTGCCAGTTTACTTGAAAAAGCATTGGTTCGCGTTTCAGAACCGGTAAAATCCGGATCTAAATTTTTATTCGTTGTGCCTCCGTTTTTCGGACACATCAGTCCTACATTAAGCGTGGGAGCCAGTCTGATTGCCCGTGGTCACGAAGTAAAATGGTTCGGAATCACCCCGGTAGACAGCAAGCATATTCCGGAAGGAGGAAGCTATATTTACCCCGAAGAAGACCTTATTCCCTACCAGGAAGAGATCGGGCGTATTTTAAAAAGACAGGATGACGGCCCCGCTTGCTCAGGTCCTGAAGTGATGAAGCTCGCATTGGAGGAAACCTACGTTCCATTCGCCAAAATGATGATGCCCGGACTTGAACGTCTGATGGCGAGTTGGAAGCCAGATGTTCTGGTGAACGATTGTATTGCCTTTGGAGGCGCACTTTTTGCCCATAAACATGGTATTCCTTGTGTAACCACAACGCCTGTTCCCCCTGATGTGATGGGAGACAGTGAGAAAAATGCCCCGAAAATATGGGAATGGCAGCAAAACCTGATCAAAGGCCTTCAAAAGGAGGTCGGAATTGCTGATGAAGGTATTTTTATCCATTCGCACCAGCTGAATCTGGTGTTTACTTCACAGACTTTCGCCGGTTTTGAAGAAGTTCCTTCACATATGAGATTCGTAGGTCCGGTAAAAGGACGTCCCAATAATACGCCTTTTAACTGGGAAAAACTGGAAGCTGCTACTACCCCGAAAATATTTGTATCACTGGGTACCTTGCTGGTAGATATCCGGAAAGCCTTTTTTGAAAAGGTAATCGCAGCGTTTGCAGACCAGCCTGTGACAGTAATCGCAGCAACTCCGCCTGAAATTTTTGAAGAATGGCCGGCTAATTTTATTGTAAGCGGCTTTGTTCCGCAATCACAGTTAATGCCTCACATGGATATGGTGATCTGCCACGGCGGATTCAATACGGTAAACGATACATTTTATAATGGGTTGCCAATGTTGATCACACCCATCGCCTATGATCATTTTCATATTGCAAAATTAATCGAGCAGGCCGGATGTGGAATCAGCATCAGGTACAAGCGTTTAAGGGTGGAAGCCCTTCGTGAAACGGTTTTTGAACTGCTGGATAACCCGAAATACAGAAATGCAGCCAAAGAAGTTCAATCCAATTTCATCGAGGCCGGAGGTAATGAAAAGGCAGTAGAACTGCTCGAACATTTTGTACAGCAGGAGTGTTCAACTTTAACATCCGTATAG
- a CDS encoding alpha/beta fold hydrolase: MPVITVNHKQVHIQELNKGAEQTVVLIHGMFSNLSIYYFNIAPVLAKKFHVVMYDLKSHGMSERFTDGYDLESMSSDLLALMDFLKLEKVHLAGYSFGGLIALKTALKAPDRVSRLVVMEAPDPQDEKARNIIDEYSKEFLEHYVANFTDTTKVQMGKRQMEKNHRMYEFLFEKTSIKADMIREKHFLSEANVSELEVPALLLYGSESNCKPTGEWLQSQISRSELEFIPGDHNIPIQEPVQIAERIVHFLSQSLSKPLTQNHG; this comes from the coding sequence ATGCCAGTAATCACGGTTAACCATAAACAGGTTCACATTCAGGAACTCAATAAAGGTGCTGAACAGACTGTGGTGCTGATTCACGGGATGTTTAGCAACCTCTCTATTTATTATTTCAATATTGCCCCGGTTCTGGCGAAAAAATTTCATGTGGTGATGTACGATCTGAAAAGCCACGGCATGAGCGAACGTTTCACGGATGGCTATGATCTGGAAAGTATGTCGTCCGATTTACTGGCCCTGATGGATTTTTTAAAGCTTGAAAAAGTACATCTCGCAGGCTATAGCTTCGGAGGCCTTATCGCGTTGAAAACCGCATTGAAAGCTCCGGACCGTGTCAGCCGCCTGGTGGTTATGGAAGCCCCGGATCCGCAGGACGAAAAGGCCCGGAATATCATCGATGAATACAGCAAAGAGTTTCTCGAACATTATGTCGCCAATTTCACCGATACCACCAAAGTTCAGATGGGGAAAAGGCAGATGGAGAAAAACCACCGCATGTATGAGTTCCTGTTTGAAAAAACCAGCATCAAAGCAGATATGATCAGGGAAAAACATTTCCTGAGTGAAGCCAATGTATCAGAACTGGAAGTTCCTGCGTTATTGCTGTACGGCTCGGAATCCAATTGCAAACCTACCGGAGAGTGGCTGCAGTCTCAGATCAGCCGTTCTGAACTGGAATTCATTCCCGGAGACCATAATATTCCCATACAGGAACCTGTTCAGATTGCTGAACGTATTGTTCATTTTTTATCTCAATCATTATCAAAACCATTAACACAAAATCATGGCTAA
- a CDS encoding acyl carrier protein has protein sequence MDTINNTLKLNHEELFTLLKGFITEVIGAEFVEEMDITPESSFTKDLEMDSIEIVSFSEKIKAHFGDQIDFTGWLSSMDLDELINLDLRMIINYIYECQ, from the coding sequence ATGGACACTATAAACAACACATTGAAATTGAATCACGAGGAATTATTCACCCTTTTAAAAGGTTTTATTACCGAAGTGATAGGAGCGGAATTTGTAGAAGAGATGGATATTACACCGGAAAGTTCATTTACAAAGGACCTTGAAATGGACAGTATCGAAATTGTTTCCTTTTCTGAAAAGATCAAGGCGCATTTCGGGGATCAGATTGATTTTACCGGCTGGCTGTCTTCTATGGACCTGGATGAACTGATCAACCTTGATCTTCGTATGATCATCAATTATATCTACGAATGCCAGTAA